Part of the Aciduliprofundum boonei T469 genome is shown below.
ACTCTCTTCTCTAAATTACTGAGCTCCATACTTGGTATATGGGCAACTTCTTTAAATAATTTGCAATATACATGCCTATGCAATTATTCGGCACTGCAGGCATAAGGGGGATAACAAATAGAGATATCACCCCCGAGCTCGCCTTGAAAATTGCCCAAGCATATGGCTCTGTATTCTCAGGAGATATAGCAGTTGCAAGGGACACAAGGTACGGAGCTGAGATGATTGAGCGTGCTGTGGTCTCAGGATTGCAGAGCACAGGAAATAGAGTGCATCTCTTAGGCATCTTACCATTGCCCATATTTGCAAGATTTGTAGCCGATTTTATGGACGGAGGTATAATCGTAACGGGCTCTCACACTCCACCTCAGATAATGGGCATAGTGCCGGTAGATGAACTTGGAAGGGATATTTACTGGGATAAGGCAAGAGAGATTGAAAAAATATACAATAATGGCAAGGAAAAAACTGCTACTTGGGATAGGATAGAAGATACAGTTTTTGAGGATGCAGTAGAGCACTATATGAAATTCATTGAGCGAAAGGCAAAGAACTTATCTGGATTCAAAATTGCTGTAGACCCTGCAAATGGTTCTGGAGCGGGGATAATTGATAGAATTCTTGAGAATTTAGGAATGGATGTTTATTGCATTCATTGTGATAGGAGGCATGTTCCTGCAAGACCATCCGAGCCGAGAAAAGAAACGCTGCAAGAATTAAGAAAAATATCACCAAATTTTGATATTGGAATTGGCACTGATATAGATGCTGACAGAGTTTTATTTGCCTCTCAAGGGGAGATATTTTCAGAGGACACAATAGGGGCCATATTCGCAAAATTCTTTGCGAAGGAGAGGATGGTTACGCCTATAAACTCATCCTCCCTAATTGAATATGTGGCAAAGAGAAGTGGATTTGAAGTCATATACTGCCCAGTGGGGCCTCCAGAGATAGCAGAGCATATCCTGCGTTATAAGGCCTCATACGGATACGAGGAGACAGGAAAATACATATTTCCCCCAAAAACACTGTGGGGCGATTCCATATTATCAACAATCAATCTCTTGAAAATAATTGACTCACAAGGAAAGAGTTTAAAAGAATTGGCAAGCGAGTTCCCCAGATATTACCAAATAAAAGATAAAATTGCTGTGGAGAGGGAGAAAAAGAGAAAAATTGTGGATAAAATAGGAGAGTTTCTTGAAAGAAATATGCCACCGGGTGCAAAAAATATAGTTAGAGTTGATGGCGTAAAGATAATTTACGAGGATTCTTGGCTCTTGATTCGCGCCTCTGGCACGGAGGATGTTATTCGCATATTTTCAGATGCACCAAGTTTGGAAAAAGCTAAAAAATTGGTAGATTATGGGAAAAATTTGGTTAAAAATTTCATTTAGAGCCAGCAAGGGTGAAATAGGCAAGCAGCGCGTCCAATTGGATTCTTTCGTTAGCTCCTTCAACTATTCTGAACTCTATCTCCCCAGTTTTATCCAAGAGTTCAACTTTCAATCTATCATCTATGGGTAAATCGTAAATAACACGATGAATCTGTTTTATAACATCCTCTCCCGAGAGACCAAGCTCCACTAGCAGCTTATTCAATTTATTCCTTGCCTCTATAAAATCCCCTGCAAGGGCTTTTTTAAGAACATCTTCAACATCCTCTCTCTTAGCTAGACCTGTAGCCTTGTAAACTACTCCTTCATCGATGGTATCTGATATTGCTGCAGACATTTGAAGTATATTTATGGCCTTTCTCATATCTCCACCGGAAATATAAACTATGGCATTGAGGGCATCTTCCGTTATTTTCTTTCCTTCGCTATCCGCTATGTACTTTAATCTCTTCTTTATGTCCTCCGATTTAAGAGGAGTGAAACGGAACACGGCACATCTTGACTGTATGGGCTCTATTATTTTGGATGAATAATTACAGGATAATATGAACCTGCAGGTACGAGAATACATCTCCATGGTGCGGCGGAGAGCTGCCTGTGCATCTGGAGTGAGAGCATCCGCCTCATCCAAGAATATTATTTTGAAGCCAACATCATTTGGAGCTGCGGTTCTTGCATACTCTTTGATTTTTGTACGCACTATTCCTATACCACGCTCGTCACTTGCATTCAACTCATGAAAACTCGCTCTCCAATTCTCCCCAAACAATTCTCTTGCAAGGGCAATTGCGCATGTGGTTTTTCCCGTACCAGCTGGACCTGCAAAAAGGAGATGCGGCATGGTCTTTGCCTTAACATAGGATTTCAATCTATCAACAATCTCATCCTGCCCAACAACTTCATCTAAGCTCTTGGGCCTGTATTTCTCAACCCAAACATCTTCCATAGTTATGGTATGCCCTATGGTTTAAAAATTTTTGTCTCTGCAGGAGAGAAAGGAGGCATCGCTCTCTTCCAAGGCACTCGTGAACCTTCGCCTATTTAATTGAAAACAGTTCTACAATCCAATACTCTCTCAGTATTATCTACAAAGTATGACGGTTTCTTTATTCGGTGCTTGTTAATCTTTCAGCAATTTTGCCATTAAGATTGAATATTGCATGAGTAGCGTATGCAGGAAGTAAAGAACCGCTGATGGCTCTGAAATAGCCCGCAAGTAATCCCAAAATAAAGGCAGAGATGAGAATAGTAGCCAAGAATTTACGCGGTGTGTTTTTGAAAGGCAAGATATGTATAAGAGAAAACAACAATGCAGGA
Proteins encoded:
- a CDS encoding phosphoglucomutase/phosphomannomutase alpha/beta/alpha domain I — its product is MQLFGTAGIRGITNRDITPELALKIAQAYGSVFSGDIAVARDTRYGAEMIERAVVSGLQSTGNRVHLLGILPLPIFARFVADFMDGGIIVTGSHTPPQIMGIVPVDELGRDIYWDKAREIEKIYNNGKEKTATWDRIEDTVFEDAVEHYMKFIERKAKNLSGFKIAVDPANGSGAGIIDRILENLGMDVYCIHCDRRHVPARPSEPRKETLQELRKISPNFDIGIGTDIDADRVLFASQGEIFSEDTIGAIFAKFFAKERMVTPINSSSLIEYVAKRSGFEVIYCPVGPPEIAEHILRYKASYGYEETGKYIFPPKTLWGDSILSTINLLKIIDSQGKSLKELASEFPRYYQIKDKIAVEREKKRKIVDKIGEFLERNMPPGAKNIVRVDGVKIIYEDSWLLIRASGTEDVIRIFSDAPSLEKAKKLVDYGKNLVKNFI
- a CDS encoding replication factor C small subunit translates to MEDVWVEKYRPKSLDEVVGQDEIVDRLKSYVKAKTMPHLLFAGPAGTGKTTCAIALARELFGENWRASFHELNASDERGIGIVRTKIKEYARTAAPNDVGFKIIFLDEADALTPDAQAALRRTMEMYSRTCRFILSCNYSSKIIEPIQSRCAVFRFTPLKSEDIKKRLKYIADSEGKKITEDALNAIVYISGGDMRKAINILQMSAAISDTIDEGVVYKATGLAKREDVEDVLKKALAGDFIEARNKLNKLLVELGLSGEDVIKQIHRVIYDLPIDDRLKVELLDKTGEIEFRIVEGANERIQLDALLAYFTLAGSK